One Algoriphagus sp. Y33 genomic window, AAGTAGCCGTAAGAAATGGAGGGGAAAATGGGTACTTCGGTAATTGGGATCTACGTGCTGCCAAGAAAATTTACTTTACGGGAGGGCGAAAGTCAGGAGTGGAAGTTGGTCTGGATATTTTCAATGTGGCCAACCTGTTGAACAAAGAATGGGGAACCACCGAAACTTTGGGCAACCAAAACTTATTGACCATTAGGAATTTCGACTCGGAAAAGAAAGCATATGTATATGAAGTGAATCCCAATGTAGGAGTGACCGCTCCCGGAGGAACTCCTTTCCAAATGCAGATTTCAGGTAAAATCTTTTTCTAAAACACCCAATAGCCCGCTGTACTACAAGGCTAGCGGGCTATTTCTACAAAATCAGAAAATATGAATAAATCAACTTTATCAAAAAGGATAGATTTCCCACTTATCCTCTTGCTCATCTTAGCGTGTCAGTTTCTGGCTACAGCCCAAACTTCAAAGCCTGCAGAGCATGTGGTGCTTATATCAATTGATGGCTTCAGACCGGATTTTTATCTAGAAGAAAAATGGCCTGCACCAAACTTGAAAACCATGGCTGAAGAAGGTGCCAGATCACTGGGGGTCACAGGAGTTTTTCCTTCAGTGACTTACCCTTCACATACTACTGTGATTACAGGCCATACACCGGGCAAGCATGGTATATATTACAATGCTCCCTTCGAACCTGAGGGTCAGACTGGAAGATGGTATTGGGAATACGAACTGATTCAGGTGCCTACGCTATGGGATGCGGTTCGCAAGGATGGAATGAGCAGTGCAAGTTTTCTTTGGCCGGTTTCTGTCAATGCGCCGATTGACTACAATATTCCTGAATATTGGAGCTTAGAGGGGTATGGAAGGATAGAACCCATGCGTGAGATGGAGACGCCAAAAGGATTGATGGCTGAAATGGAACGCAATGTCCTTGGAAAATTAAATGAAAAAACTTTTAACGGCGACTATCTGAACCGCGAAGACCGCATCGGTGATATGGCAGGTTATGTATTGGAGACGTACAAGCCTAATCTGATTACCTTGCACTTAATTGCCACAGATCATTTTCAGCATAGTGAAGGAAGGGATGGGCCGATGGTTTATAAGTCTATTGCAGCCACAGATAGAGCAATAGGCAAGATATTGGAAGCAGCAGAAAGAGCAGGGATATTAGATAAAACCACCTTTATCGTCAC contains:
- a CDS encoding alkaline phosphatase family protein; protein product: MNKSTLSKRIDFPLILLLILACQFLATAQTSKPAEHVVLISIDGFRPDFYLEEKWPAPNLKTMAEEGARSLGVTGVFPSVTYPSHTTVITGHTPGKHGIYYNAPFEPEGQTGRWYWEYELIQVPTLWDAVRKDGMSSASFLWPVSVNAPIDYNIPEYWSLEGYGRIEPMREMETPKGLMAEMERNVLGKLNEKTFNGDYLNREDRIGDMAGYVLETYKPNLITLHLIATDHFQHSEGRDGPMVYKSIAATDRAIGKILEAAERAGILDKTTFIVTGDHGFVNIHSSLSPNIWLVNAGLMEAKDDRGEWKAAFHTSGASAFLHLKNKDDQETVAKVHQLLADLPENIKRLFRVVDREGLDKIGADPNAVLALAPIQGISFSGATSGDVLKAAKGGTHGYFPDFDEIETGFIAWGAGIRENVEIQEMGLVDVAAVVKYLLNLSIELPESTLYPGIKK